A portion of the Deinococcus peraridilitoris DSM 19664 genome contains these proteins:
- the ftsA gene encoding cell division protein FtsA, whose amino-acid sequence MKDNLIIVGLDIGTTKITTVIGEIGANGAVDIIGEGTVPSEGMKRGAVVNLERTTHAIRQSVLSAERVAGVKVTEAHVGVSGSHIKALTSHGLAAIRRQQEISRADVERAIENARAVPLDPNYEVIHALPQEYVIDGQEGIKNPVGMHGVRLEVDVHIVSGASGPLANLRRCVNEAGLQVRGFVLQALASGLSTLDPHEQDATVVLIDIGGSTTDVGVFKRGNLAHSASIPLGSDHVTTDLAQILKIPFEEAERVKRKYGAALPEMAETDLSLEITSGNGSVHAISAYELSRVIKPRLAEIFNFVRDEIDSALGPVELVAGSVVLTGGGSLLRGTAELARDRFRLPVRLARARGIGGLTDIVSSPTHATAVGLALYGLSEGSAHPVQRVMEVTPEVLPAYVDEPRLSEAASVGAGKPAEGASRKPPTEGGKSWFDRVKELFRDWL is encoded by the coding sequence ATGAAGGACAACTTGATTATCGTGGGTCTGGACATCGGGACCACCAAGATCACCACTGTGATTGGCGAAATCGGCGCGAACGGCGCTGTGGATATCATCGGCGAGGGCACCGTGCCGAGCGAAGGCATGAAACGCGGTGCCGTGGTGAACCTGGAACGCACCACCCACGCGATCAGGCAGTCCGTGCTGAGCGCCGAGCGCGTCGCGGGCGTCAAAGTAACTGAAGCGCACGTTGGCGTGTCGGGAAGCCACATCAAGGCCCTCACGAGCCACGGTCTGGCGGCCATCCGACGCCAGCAGGAAATCAGCCGAGCCGATGTCGAGCGCGCCATTGAGAACGCGCGCGCTGTACCGCTCGACCCGAACTACGAGGTGATTCACGCCCTTCCGCAGGAGTACGTCATCGACGGACAGGAAGGCATCAAAAACCCGGTCGGTATGCACGGGGTCCGCCTGGAAGTCGACGTTCACATCGTCTCGGGTGCCTCGGGGCCACTGGCCAATCTGCGCCGCTGTGTAAACGAAGCGGGACTGCAGGTGCGCGGCTTTGTGCTGCAGGCCCTCGCGTCCGGTCTCTCGACCCTTGATCCTCATGAGCAGGATGCCACGGTCGTGCTGATCGACATTGGCGGCAGCACGACCGACGTCGGGGTATTCAAGCGCGGCAACCTCGCGCACTCGGCCAGCATTCCCCTTGGCAGTGATCACGTCACGACCGACCTCGCGCAGATCCTCAAGATTCCCTTTGAAGAAGCTGAGCGAGTGAAGCGCAAGTACGGCGCCGCCCTGCCGGAAATGGCCGAAACCGACCTGAGCCTCGAGATCACCTCTGGCAACGGCAGCGTGCATGCCATCAGTGCCTACGAGCTTTCCCGCGTCATCAAACCGCGACTCGCCGAAATCTTCAACTTCGTGCGCGATGAAATCGACAGCGCACTTGGCCCAGTCGAGCTGGTGGCGGGCAGTGTGGTCCTCACGGGCGGTGGCAGCCTGCTGCGCGGTACGGCCGAGCTGGCTCGCGACCGTTTTCGTTTGCCCGTCCGCCTGGCACGCGCGCGCGGTATCGGGGGCCTGACTGACATCGTGTCGAGCCCAACACACGCCACGGCAGTGGGACTGGCGCTCTACGGCCTGTCTGAGGGCAGCGCCCACCCGGTACAGCGGGTGATGGAAGTGACTCCCGAAGTGCTCCCTGCCTATGTGGACGAGCCACGGCTCAGCGAAGCCGCTTCTGTCGGTGCGGGCAAGCCCGCCGAAGGCGCGTCGCGCAAACCGCCCACCGAGGGTGGAAAATCCTGGTTCGATCGGGTCAAGGAGCTGTTCCGCGACTGGTTGTAA
- the ftsZ gene encoding cell division protein FtsZ encodes MQAARIRVIGLGGAGNNAVNRMIESGLEGVEFIAGNTDAQVLAKSHAEVRIQLGDRLTRGLGAGADPEVGEKAALEDRERIKEYLDGTDMLFITAGMGGGTGTGSAPVVAEVARETGVLTIAIVTRPFKFEGPKRMRVAEDGIAKLAERVDGMIIVNNEKLLTAVDKKVSFREAFLIADRVLYYGVKGISDVINVDGMINLDFADVRNLLGNSGSVLMGIGAGRGEKLAEEAAMSAIHSPLLERSIEGARRILVNVTGGYDLSMNDANEIVEKIRDATGFEDPDILFGITPDEAAGDEVRVTVIATGFNETPATLSSAARSGLETIVRPVRGKVDQHDYEIPAFLRYSDRE; translated from the coding sequence ATGCAAGCGGCGAGAATTCGCGTGATTGGGTTGGGCGGGGCAGGCAACAACGCCGTGAACCGCATGATTGAGTCGGGCCTGGAAGGCGTGGAGTTTATCGCCGGCAATACGGACGCGCAGGTGCTCGCCAAGAGCCACGCGGAGGTTCGTATCCAGCTGGGCGACCGCCTCACGCGCGGCCTCGGTGCTGGCGCCGATCCCGAGGTCGGCGAGAAGGCAGCCCTGGAGGACCGTGAGCGCATCAAGGAGTACCTTGACGGGACCGACATGCTGTTTATTACCGCCGGCATGGGCGGCGGCACTGGCACGGGGAGTGCGCCGGTGGTTGCCGAGGTGGCGCGCGAAACTGGGGTGCTGACGATTGCCATCGTGACGCGGCCCTTCAAGTTCGAGGGCCCCAAACGCATGCGCGTGGCCGAGGACGGCATTGCCAAACTCGCCGAACGTGTCGATGGCATGATTATCGTGAACAACGAGAAGCTGCTGACGGCCGTCGACAAGAAGGTCAGTTTCCGCGAGGCCTTTCTGATTGCCGACCGGGTGCTATATTACGGCGTCAAGGGCATCAGCGACGTCATCAACGTCGACGGCATGATCAACCTTGACTTCGCCGACGTGCGCAACCTGCTGGGCAACTCGGGCAGCGTCCTGATGGGCATCGGCGCGGGCCGTGGCGAAAAGCTGGCCGAGGAAGCCGCCATGAGCGCCATTCACTCTCCCCTGCTGGAACGCTCGATCGAAGGCGCGCGCCGCATTCTGGTGAACGTCACGGGCGGCTACGACCTCTCGATGAACGACGCCAACGAAATTGTCGAGAAAATCCGCGACGCGACCGGCTTCGAGGACCCCGACATCCTCTTCGGCATCACGCCCGACGAAGCGGCAGGCGACGAAGTGCGTGTCACCGTCATCGCCACCGGCTTCAACGAAACGCCGGCCACCCTGTCGAGCGCCGCACGCAGCGGCCTGGAAACCATCGTGCGCCCGGTGCGCGGTAAGGTCGATCAGCACGACTACGAGATTCCGGCGTTCTTGCGCTACAGCGACCGCGAGTAA
- a CDS encoding NUDIX hydrolase, whose translation MSQDQTQTIYQGKIVSLEVQEGKWEVVRHAHAVAILALRNGKMLCVRQLRRAVGAHTLEVPAGLIDDGETPEDAANRELSEETNLQGDMTLLTRFYSSPGFCDELLYVFLAENLRDAPGTPDEDEDLTIEWHDPHDVLSALRDGRELGSASTIAATLFAVQHLQQSQEQRRA comes from the coding sequence TTGAGCCAAGACCAGACGCAGACCATCTACCAGGGCAAGATCGTTTCCCTGGAAGTGCAGGAAGGCAAGTGGGAGGTCGTGCGTCACGCCCACGCCGTCGCCATCCTCGCTTTGCGAAACGGAAAAATGCTGTGTGTACGCCAGCTGCGCCGAGCCGTAGGCGCGCATACCCTGGAAGTCCCGGCCGGGCTGATCGACGACGGCGAGACGCCTGAAGACGCCGCCAACCGCGAGCTTTCCGAGGAGACCAATCTGCAGGGGGACATGACCCTGCTCACGCGCTTTTATTCCTCGCCGGGCTTCTGCGACGAACTGCTTTACGTTTTTCTGGCCGAGAACCTGCGCGACGCCCCGGGAACTCCCGATGAGGACGAAGACCTGACCATCGAGTGGCACGATCCGCACGATGTATTGAGTGCCCTGCGGGACGGGCGCGAGCTCGGGTCGGCGTCCACCATCGCCGCGACGCTGTTCGCCGTGCAGCACTTGCAGCAATCCCAGGAGCAGCGCCGGGCATGA
- the ribF gene encoding riboflavin biosynthesis protein RibF, producing MKTYQSPQQRPDTDTVVAIGSFDGVHLGHQALIKTLRERARFYRVPSVVYTFDPPTRVLTQGALYLSTLPEKLALLERFGVDEVIAVSFTREFASRTKEEFLGDIAVLRPRAIVVGEDFGFGKGRAGKLDDLRTVTPELDALPMFQLTGKDIKSSRIRELLLRGDVEGAGQFLGRTYDAVGVVVSGDKLGRTIGFPTANVKVPNGKLLPSGVFAVTLWVSGQRLAGMANVGMRPTVDGTDTRLEVHAFDFDGDLYGEEVQVKFEYSLRGEQKFASLDELKAQLARDQARARELLVR from the coding sequence ATGAAGACTTATCAGAGCCCACAGCAGCGCCCCGACACCGATACGGTCGTGGCCATCGGCTCGTTCGACGGCGTTCACCTCGGGCATCAGGCCCTGATCAAGACCCTGCGCGAGCGGGCCAGGTTTTACCGTGTCCCCAGTGTGGTCTATACCTTTGACCCACCGACACGCGTGCTGACGCAGGGCGCCCTGTACCTTTCGACCTTGCCCGAGAAACTGGCGCTGCTCGAACGCTTTGGAGTTGACGAGGTGATCGCTGTTTCGTTCACCCGGGAATTCGCCTCGCGCACCAAAGAGGAGTTTCTGGGCGACATCGCCGTGCTGCGTCCCAGGGCCATCGTGGTCGGGGAGGACTTCGGGTTCGGTAAGGGACGCGCCGGTAAGCTGGACGATCTGCGCACCGTCACGCCCGAACTCGATGCACTGCCGATGTTTCAGCTGACCGGTAAGGACATCAAGAGCAGCCGTATTCGCGAGTTGTTGCTGCGGGGGGACGTGGAGGGGGCGGGCCAGTTTCTGGGGCGCACCTATGATGCGGTCGGCGTGGTCGTCAGCGGCGACAAGCTGGGGCGCACCATCGGTTTTCCGACCGCCAACGTGAAGGTGCCCAATGGCAAGCTGCTGCCTTCCGGTGTCTTCGCCGTGACCCTCTGGGTCTCCGGGCAGCGCCTCGCGGGCATGGCCAACGTCGGGATGCGCCCAACGGTCGATGGGACCGACACCCGGCTCGAAGTGCATGCCTTTGATTTCGACGGGGATTTGTACGGGGAAGAGGTACAGGTCAAATTCGAGTATTCCCTGCGCGGGGAACAGAAGTTCGCGTCGCTCGACGAGCTCAAGGCGCAGCTGGCACGTGACCAGGCCCGCGCGCGCGAGTTGCTCGTGCGCTGA
- the thiD gene encoding bifunctional hydroxymethylpyrimidine kinase/phosphomethylpyrimidine kinase — translation MKTRPVALTVAGSDSGAGAGIQADLKTFAAHGVYGTSAITLVTAQNTLGVQAVHHLPPELVRAQLRSVLHDFPVAVVKTGALGSAATVRVVAETLRATGLPLVVDPVLVSTSGSRLLAQDALTVLREELLPLATLVTPNRAEAEVLLGLPEGALMEAAALQALAWRALPFPLLVTGTHACGEVVSDHLYAPDHRVITARQQHTRHTHGTGCTLASAVAANLARGTALPEAVLHAHAYVQRAMRASPGLGGGHGPLGHVPA, via the coding sequence ATGAAGACGCGCCCCGTGGCCCTCACGGTTGCTGGATCCGATTCGGGCGCCGGGGCCGGAATTCAGGCCGATCTCAAGACCTTCGCGGCGCACGGGGTGTACGGCACGAGCGCCATTACGCTTGTCACCGCGCAGAATACCCTTGGGGTGCAGGCCGTACACCACCTGCCACCCGAGCTGGTGCGCGCGCAGCTCCGCTCGGTTCTGCACGACTTCCCGGTCGCGGTCGTCAAGACCGGCGCCCTGGGCAGTGCCGCTACCGTTCGAGTGGTCGCCGAGACCCTGCGGGCAACTGGCCTGCCGCTCGTGGTCGATCCCGTGCTGGTATCCACAAGCGGCTCGCGGCTGCTCGCGCAGGACGCGCTCACGGTGCTGCGTGAGGAACTGCTTCCCCTGGCCACCCTGGTCACGCCGAACCGGGCCGAAGCCGAGGTGCTGCTCGGCCTGCCCGAGGGCGCGCTCATGGAGGCGGCGGCCCTCCAGGCCCTGGCTTGGCGCGCCCTGCCGTTTCCGCTGCTCGTCACCGGCACTCACGCCTGCGGTGAGGTGGTGTCCGACCACCTGTATGCGCCCGATCACCGGGTGATCACGGCCCGCCAGCAGCACACCCGCCACACGCACGGCACGGGCTGCACCCTCGCGAGCGCGGTGGCCGCGAACCTCGCGCGGGGAACAGCGCTGCCCGAGGCGGTCCTGCACGCGCACGCCTATGTCCAGCGGGCGATGCGGGCGTCTCCCGGGCTCGGAGGTGGCCACGGGCCGCTGGGGCACGTTCCTGCCTGA
- a CDS encoding thiazole synthase: MHPEIDDPLMIAGQAFSSRLMVGTGKYRDFTVMREALEASEAQIVTVAIRRVELGAPGHDGLLEQLDLDRFQLLPNTAGCRTAAEAVRVAKLARLLTGVSWLKLEVIPDARYLLPDGAETLRAAEALIGEGFTVLPYIQADPVLARQLETLGCATVMPLASPIGSGRGLQTTAQIRIMLEHARVPVVVDAGLGVPSEAGACLEMGAGAVLVNTAIAEARDPVLMARAFRAGVQAGREAYLAGRMPVREEASPSTSPLGVVRLPDPEVPL; the protein is encoded by the coding sequence ATGCACCCTGAGATTGACGATCCCCTGATGATCGCCGGACAGGCCTTTTCATCGCGCCTGATGGTCGGAACCGGCAAGTACCGCGATTTCACGGTCATGCGTGAAGCCCTGGAGGCCAGCGAAGCGCAGATCGTGACGGTGGCAATTCGCCGCGTCGAGCTCGGCGCGCCCGGACACGACGGTTTGCTTGAACAGCTCGACCTTGACCGCTTTCAGCTGCTGCCCAACACCGCCGGCTGCCGCACGGCCGCCGAGGCCGTGCGGGTGGCCAAGCTGGCGCGGCTGCTCACCGGGGTGAGCTGGCTGAAACTGGAGGTCATTCCGGACGCCCGCTACCTGCTGCCCGATGGGGCCGAGACGTTGCGCGCCGCAGAAGCGCTGATAGGGGAGGGCTTTACCGTGCTGCCGTACATTCAGGCCGATCCGGTGCTGGCAAGACAGCTCGAGACGCTCGGCTGCGCCACGGTGATGCCGCTCGCGAGTCCCATCGGCTCGGGGCGTGGGCTGCAGACGACCGCGCAGATTCGCATCATGCTGGAGCACGCCCGCGTGCCGGTGGTGGTCGACGCGGGCCTCGGGGTGCCCAGCGAGGCGGGCGCCTGCCTGGAGATGGGCGCGGGTGCGGTGCTCGTCAATACTGCCATTGCCGAGGCCAGAGACCCAGTGCTGATGGCGCGCGCCTTTCGCGCCGGCGTCCAGGCCGGACGGGAGGCTTACCTGGCGGGAAGGATGCCCGTCCGTGAGGAGGCGAGCCCCAGCACGTCCCCGCTCGGCGTGGTGCGCCTGCCCGATCCCGAAGTGCCGCTGTGA
- the thiS gene encoding sulfur carrier protein ThiS, which translates to MWVNGQERPHRAGLTLHTLLQELNVALDKVAVAHNDDFYAGSRVPDVPLQKGDVIEVVRVTAGG; encoded by the coding sequence ATGTGGGTCAACGGTCAGGAGCGTCCACACCGAGCCGGCCTCACCCTTCACACCTTGTTGCAGGAACTGAACGTGGCGCTGGACAAGGTGGCCGTCGCGCACAATGACGACTTCTACGCCGGATCGCGTGTTCCCGACGTGCCCCTGCAAAAAGGTGACGTCATAGAAGTCGTGCGCGTCACGGCGGGAGGTTGA
- the thiE gene encoding thiamine phosphate synthase: MSLGHLYLVATPTPGQGEADFLTRVEAALQGGVDVLQLRCKDWEALPYLQLAERMGELARRYHVPLFVNDRPDVAFAAGADGVHLGQNDLPPVWSRAVAPGLLIGRSTHAPGQAEAALTDRPAYLAVGPVHATPTKPGRSAVGLSYVRWAAKHLPQPWYAIGGIDLSNVEAVLAAGARRIAVVRAILDAPDPARAAHEFRQCLRARQPEAC; the protein is encoded by the coding sequence GTGAGCCTCGGTCACCTGTACCTGGTCGCCACGCCCACCCCGGGCCAGGGCGAAGCGGACTTTCTCACGCGGGTCGAGGCGGCCCTGCAGGGTGGGGTGGACGTGTTGCAGTTGCGCTGCAAGGATTGGGAGGCGCTGCCGTACCTGCAGCTGGCCGAACGGATGGGGGAGCTGGCACGGCGTTACCATGTGCCGCTGTTCGTCAACGACCGTCCTGACGTGGCCTTTGCTGCGGGCGCCGACGGGGTTCACCTCGGTCAGAATGATCTTCCGCCCGTCTGGTCGCGCGCCGTCGCGCCGGGGCTGCTGATCGGGCGCAGCACCCACGCGCCGGGTCAGGCCGAGGCCGCGCTCACCGACCGGCCTGCGTACCTGGCGGTGGGCCCGGTTCACGCCACGCCGACCAAACCAGGGCGCAGCGCGGTGGGCCTTTCCTACGTGCGCTGGGCGGCGAAGCACCTGCCCCAGCCCTGGTACGCCATCGGTGGCATCGATCTCTCGAACGTCGAAGCGGTGCTGGCCGCAGGCGCCCGGCGCATCGCGGTGGTGCGCGCGATTCTTGATGCCCCCGATCCCGCGCGCGCCGCGCATGAATTCCGGCAGTGCCTACGCGCCCGGCAACCGGAGGCCTGCTGA
- the thiC gene encoding phosphomethylpyrimidine synthase ThiC, whose amino-acid sequence MTDFRVTTGALPGSRKLYLTHPDYGELRVPVRAISQSPTILHAGGLARSVPNPDVLVYDSSGPYTDEHADVEVNVSAGLPACRTWLASQPDLEELPRPTSTFSRAQLDDPAQAKLQFPVTTLPRRARSGHKVTQLHYARRGIITPEMEFVALRENLRQEAAFDLSHQHFGDSRGASIPREITPEFVRSEIARGRAIIPANVNHPELEPMIIGRNFLVKINANIGNSAVTSSILQEVEKMVWAIRWGADTVMDLSTGRHIHQTREWIVRGSPVPIGTVPIYQALEKVGGKAEELSWDIYRDTLIEQAEQGVDYFTIHAGVRLAHIPLTARRRTGIVSRGGSILAKWCLAHHRENFLYTHFEEICEIMAAYDVSFSLGDGLRPGSIEDANDAAQFAELDTLGELTRVAWQHDVQTMIEGPGHVPMHLIQENMTRQLAVCEEAPFYTLGPLTTDIAPGYDHITSAIGAALIGWYGTAMLCYVTPKEHLGLPNRDDVREGVITYKIAAHAADLAKGHPGAQARDNALSKARFEFRWQDQFNLALDPERARAFHDETLPADAAKTAHFCSMCGPHFCSMKLTQDLQKDILQGMQDKAAEFRAQGGELYRAPGEVLA is encoded by the coding sequence ATGACCGATTTTCGTGTGACGACGGGCGCCCTGCCCGGCAGCCGCAAGCTCTACCTCACCCATCCAGACTATGGCGAGCTTCGCGTGCCAGTTCGCGCGATCTCGCAAAGCCCGACGATTCTGCACGCCGGCGGCCTCGCGCGCTCGGTGCCCAATCCCGACGTGCTGGTCTACGACTCCAGCGGCCCCTACACCGACGAACACGCCGACGTCGAGGTGAATGTGTCCGCCGGTCTGCCCGCCTGCCGCACGTGGCTCGCGAGCCAGCCCGACCTGGAGGAGCTGCCCCGCCCGACCTCAACTTTCAGCCGGGCTCAGCTGGATGACCCAGCGCAGGCCAAGCTGCAGTTTCCTGTGACTACCCTGCCGCGCCGCGCCCGCTCGGGGCATAAGGTCACACAGCTGCACTACGCCCGCCGGGGAATCATCACGCCCGAGATGGAGTTCGTGGCACTGCGCGAGAACCTGCGCCAGGAAGCGGCCTTCGACTTATCCCACCAGCACTTCGGCGACAGTCGGGGCGCGAGCATTCCGCGTGAAATTACGCCGGAGTTCGTGCGCTCCGAAATTGCCCGGGGGCGTGCCATCATTCCGGCCAACGTCAATCACCCGGAACTCGAGCCGATGATCATCGGGCGCAACTTCCTGGTCAAGATCAACGCCAACATCGGCAACAGCGCCGTGACCTCCTCGATCCTGCAAGAGGTCGAGAAGATGGTCTGGGCCATCCGCTGGGGCGCGGACACCGTGATGGACCTCTCGACGGGCCGGCACATCCACCAGACCCGCGAGTGGATCGTGCGGGGCAGCCCGGTCCCCATCGGCACGGTGCCGATCTATCAGGCGCTCGAGAAGGTCGGCGGCAAGGCCGAGGAGCTGAGCTGGGACATTTACCGTGACACCCTGATCGAACAGGCCGAGCAGGGCGTGGACTACTTCACCATTCATGCGGGCGTGCGGCTGGCACACATTCCGCTCACGGCGAGGCGCCGGACCGGCATCGTGTCGCGCGGCGGCTCGATTCTGGCCAAGTGGTGCCTGGCGCATCACCGGGAGAACTTCCTCTACACGCACTTCGAGGAGATCTGCGAGATCATGGCGGCCTACGACGTCAGCTTCAGCCTGGGAGACGGCCTGCGCCCTGGCAGCATCGAGGACGCCAACGACGCCGCGCAGTTCGCCGAACTGGACACCCTGGGCGAGCTCACCAGGGTTGCCTGGCAGCACGACGTGCAGACCATGATCGAAGGGCCCGGCCACGTGCCGATGCACCTGATCCAGGAAAACATGACCCGGCAACTGGCGGTGTGCGAGGAGGCACCCTTTTACACCCTGGGGCCGCTCACGACCGACATCGCGCCAGGCTACGACCACATCACCAGTGCCATCGGCGCGGCATTGATCGGCTGGTACGGCACGGCCATGCTGTGCTACGTCACCCCAAAGGAGCATCTGGGGTTGCCGAACCGCGACGATGTGCGCGAGGGCGTCATCACCTACAAGATCGCCGCGCACGCCGCCGACCTCGCCAAGGGCCACCCGGGGGCGCAGGCGCGCGACAACGCACTCAGCAAGGCCCGCTTCGAGTTTCGCTGGCAGGACCAGTTCAATCTGGCCCTCGATCCCGAGCGGGCGCGGGCCTTTCACGATGAAACGCTTCCCGCCGACGCGGCCAAGACCGCGCACTTCTGCTCGATGTGCGGTCCGCATTTTTGCAGCATGAAGCTCACGCAGGATCTGCAAAAGGACATCCTGCAGGGCATGCAGGACAAGGCCGCCGAGTTTCGCGCGCAGGGCGGCGAGCTGTACCGTGCGCCGGGCGAGGTCCTGGCGTGA
- the hpf gene encoding ribosome hibernation-promoting factor, HPF/YfiA family has product MQIYKLIGRDVDVTDALKDYLDEKLSRLERFSDQITDAKVVLQVRDVRDTMRRNRVEVQLNVPNGLVRAEEHHSDMYAAIDKVSDVLERQLRKVKTKYLKRRHDNNVEDTGGMVAAPLTDIIAASDEDDDAAPEIVRQKRVDLRPMSPEDAVMEMEALHHDFYVFMNASTESCAVVYRRRDGNYGLIEPNA; this is encoded by the coding sequence TTGCAAATCTACAAGCTCATCGGCCGCGACGTTGACGTCACAGACGCACTGAAGGACTACCTCGACGAGAAACTCTCACGGCTTGAACGCTTCAGCGATCAGATTACCGATGCCAAGGTGGTTCTGCAGGTGCGTGATGTCCGCGATACCATGCGCCGCAACCGTGTGGAAGTGCAGCTGAACGTCCCCAACGGCCTCGTGCGCGCCGAGGAACACCACAGCGACATGTACGCCGCGATCGACAAGGTGTCCGACGTGCTGGAGCGCCAGCTGCGCAAAGTCAAAACGAAGTACCTCAAGCGCCGCCATGACAACAACGTCGAGGACACGGGCGGCATGGTTGCCGCGCCGCTGACCGACATCATTGCTGCCAGCGATGAAGACGATGACGCCGCGCCGGAAATCGTGCGCCAGAAGCGGGTGGATTTGCGGCCCATGTCGCCCGAGGACGCGGTGATGGAAATGGAAGCCCTGCACCACGACTTCTACGTGTTCATGAACGCTTCCACCGAGAGCTGCGCCGTGGTGTACCGTCGCCGTGACGGCAACTACGGTCTCATCGAACCCAACGCGTAA
- the guaA gene encoding glutamine-hydrolyzing GMP synthase, with translation MSLVILDFGSQYTRLIARRFRELGAYSVILPGNAPLERIQQENPVGLVLSGGPSSVYDPGAPRPADGVLDLDVPVLGICYGMQYLAMAAGGTVERAGKREYGKAELAEYHGDLFDGVAGEFVAWMSHSDSVTRLPSGYEVVATTSDTPVTAIENRAARRYGVQFHPEVVHTPKGGALLSNFLDSCAAARDWTAAHIVDELVAQVQEQVGEGRVLLGISGGVDSSTLALLLARAVGERLTAVFIDHGLLRLGEREQVEHALRPLGVNLVTVDASEVFLSALAGVGDPEEKRKIIGREFIRAFEREARIHGPFDFLAQGTLYPDVIESAGGEGAANIKSHHNVGGLPADLQFKLVEPFRTLFKDEVREIALLLGLPEEIRTRHPFPGPGLAIRILGDITREKIDILQRVDDIFISALREFGLYDQAWQALAVLTPIQSVGVMGDERTYRHLVALRAVTSVDGMTAEWARLPYEFLDTVSLRIVNHVHEVSRVVYDITGKPPATIEWE, from the coding sequence GTGAGTCTTGTCATCCTCGATTTCGGCAGCCAGTACACCCGCCTGATTGCCCGTCGCTTTCGGGAGCTGGGCGCCTACAGCGTCATTCTGCCCGGTAACGCCCCACTCGAGCGCATTCAGCAGGAAAACCCGGTCGGACTGGTGCTCTCGGGCGGTCCCAGCAGTGTCTACGATCCGGGCGCACCCCGACCTGCCGACGGCGTGCTCGACCTCGACGTGCCGGTGCTGGGCATCTGCTACGGCATGCAGTACCTGGCCATGGCCGCCGGGGGCACCGTTGAGCGCGCCGGAAAGCGCGAGTACGGCAAGGCCGAGCTGGCCGAGTACCACGGCGACCTCTTTGATGGCGTGGCCGGTGAGTTCGTGGCCTGGATGAGCCACAGCGACTCGGTGACCCGCCTTCCGTCCGGTTACGAGGTCGTGGCGACGACGAGCGATACCCCGGTCACCGCCATCGAGAACCGTGCGGCGCGCCGTTATGGAGTGCAGTTTCACCCGGAAGTCGTGCACACCCCCAAGGGCGGCGCGCTGCTGAGCAACTTTCTCGATTCCTGCGCGGCCGCGCGTGACTGGACGGCCGCGCACATCGTCGATGAGCTCGTCGCGCAGGTGCAGGAGCAGGTCGGTGAGGGCCGTGTGCTGCTGGGCATTTCGGGCGGGGTAGACTCCAGCACGCTGGCACTGTTGCTGGCGCGCGCCGTCGGAGAGCGCCTGACCGCCGTGTTCATCGACCACGGCCTGCTGCGCCTGGGCGAGCGTGAACAGGTGGAACACGCCCTGCGGCCGCTGGGCGTCAACCTCGTCACGGTGGACGCCTCCGAGGTGTTTCTGTCGGCTCTGGCCGGCGTCGGCGATCCCGAGGAGAAACGCAAGATCATCGGCCGCGAGTTCATCCGGGCCTTCGAGCGCGAAGCGCGCATTCACGGTCCCTTCGACTTTCTGGCGCAGGGCACCCTGTACCCGGACGTGATTGAGTCGGCCGGCGGCGAGGGAGCGGCCAACATCAAGAGCCACCACAACGTGGGCGGTCTGCCTGCCGACCTGCAGTTCAAGCTGGTCGAGCCCTTCCGCACGCTCTTCAAGGACGAGGTGCGCGAGATTGCCCTGCTGCTCGGCCTGCCCGAGGAGATCCGCACCCGCCACCCCTTTCCGGGCCCCGGCCTGGCGATCCGCATCCTGGGCGACATCACCCGCGAGAAGATCGACATCCTGCAGCGCGTCGACGATATCTTCATCTCGGCGCTGCGTGAGTTTGGCCTCTACGACCAGGCCTGGCAGGCGCTGGCGGTGCTGACCCCCATTCAGAGCGTCGGCGTGATGGGTGACGAGCGCACCTACCGCCACCTGGTGGCCCTGCGCGCCGTGACCAGCGTGGACGGCATGACCGCCGAGTGGGCGCGCCTGCCCTATGAATTTTTGGACACCGTGAGCCTCAGGATCGTGAACCACGTGCACGAGGTGAGCCGGGTGGTATACGACATCACCGGCAAGCCGCCCGCGACCATCGAGTGGGAGTAA